A region of Selenihalanaerobacter shriftii DNA encodes the following proteins:
- the secG gene encoding preprotein translocase subunit SecG: MLFLKIIHIIMSIGVIAGVLLQSGKSAGLSGAISGGASSLFGNENKALNEKLSKLTTVAAVLFMLTSLLLAAL, translated from the coding sequence GTGCTATTTTTAAAGATAATTCATATTATAATGTCTATCGGTGTAATTGCTGGAGTTCTTTTACAGTCAGGTAAAAGTGCAGGACTTTCTGGAGCGATTTCTGGTGGTGCTTCTTCACTTTTTGGAAATGAAAATAAAGCATTAAATGAAAAGTTAAGTAAGCTAACTACTGTAGCGGCAGTTTTATTTATGCTAACTTCATTACTATTAGCTGCTTTATAA
- the eno gene encoding phosphopyruvate hydratase: MFYTAIEDVYAREILDSRGNPTVEVEVILSSGAMGRAAVPSGASTGAYEAVELRDGDEDRYLGKGVRQAVNNVNEVIAPELVGMDATRQVEIDEIMIELDGTENKGDLGANAILGVSLAVAKAAAHALNLPLYSYIGGVNAKELPVPMMNILNGGEHADNNVDIQEFMIMPVGANTFYQALRMGAEIFHNLKNVLQERDLNTAVGDEGGFAPNLSSNEEALEVIVEAVESAGYVPGEDINFALDVAATEIYQDEKYILAGEGVEKTSEEMVAFYSELVDKYPIISIEDGLAEDDWKGWQQMTEKLGDQVQIVGDDLFVTNTERLAKGIEMGASNSILIKVNQIGTVTETLEAIEMAKKAGFTVVVSHRSGETEDTTISDLVVATNAGQIKTGAPSRTDRVAKYNQLLRIEEELGTIGYYKGIDAFYNL; encoded by the coding sequence ATGTTTTATACTGCTATTGAAGATGTTTATGCTAGAGAAATTCTTGATTCAAGAGGTAACCCTACTGTTGAGGTAGAGGTGATATTAAGTAGCGGTGCCATGGGTAGAGCTGCAGTGCCATCAGGAGCATCTACTGGTGCTTATGAAGCAGTAGAATTAAGAGATGGGGATGAAGATAGGTATTTAGGAAAAGGAGTTAGGCAAGCAGTTAATAATGTAAATGAAGTAATTGCTCCGGAATTAGTTGGAATGGATGCAACTAGACAGGTAGAAATAGATGAAATTATGATTGAATTAGATGGAACTGAAAATAAGGGGGATTTAGGCGCTAATGCTATTTTGGGAGTTTCATTAGCAGTAGCTAAAGCAGCAGCTCATGCTTTAAACTTACCATTATATAGTTATATTGGTGGAGTAAATGCTAAGGAACTACCAGTACCTATGATGAATATATTAAATGGTGGAGAACACGCAGATAATAATGTAGATATACAAGAATTTATGATTATGCCGGTTGGCGCTAATACATTCTACCAAGCCTTGAGAATGGGAGCAGAAATATTCCATAATTTAAAGAATGTTTTACAAGAGAGAGATTTAAATACTGCTGTAGGTGATGAAGGTGGTTTTGCTCCGAATTTAAGCTCTAATGAAGAAGCACTAGAAGTAATTGTAGAAGCTGTAGAATCTGCTGGGTATGTTCCAGGTGAAGATATTAATTTTGCTCTTGATGTAGCTGCCACTGAAATTTATCAGGATGAAAAGTATATCTTAGCCGGTGAAGGTGTAGAGAAGACATCTGAAGAGATGGTTGCTTTTTATTCAGAATTAGTAGATAAGTATCCAATTATCTCAATTGAAGATGGATTAGCTGAAGATGACTGGAAGGGTTGGCAGCAGATGACTGAAAAATTAGGAGACCAGGTTCAAATTGTTGGAGATGACCTTTTTGTAACTAATACAGAAAGATTAGCTAAAGGAATTGAGATGGGTGCAAGTAACTCTATCTTAATTAAGGTAAATCAAATTGGTACTGTTACTGAGACTTTAGAAGCTATTGAGATGGCTAAGAAGGCCGGATTTACCGTAGTAGTTTCGCATCGTTCAGGAGAAACAGAAGATACTACTATTTCTGATTTAGTAGTTGCTACCAATGCTGGCCAAATTAAGACTGGAGCTCCATCGAGGACTGACAGAGTAGCTAAATATAATCAATTGTTAAGAATTGAAGAAGAATTAGGGACAATAGGTTATTATAAAGGAATTGATGCTTTTTATAATTTATAA